The following coding sequences are from one Rhineura floridana isolate rRhiFlo1 chromosome 2, rRhiFlo1.hap2, whole genome shotgun sequence window:
- the LOC133378217 gene encoding uncharacterized protein LOC133378217, translated as MTSAYLNALPPPPTLFNPFGDPDPTIEPVTSKATAPTGPGRGLRRSLKTLPPEPPLTRPDRDVRTNVSDSPPPLQVGGRLAHFASCWRDMTQDKWVLSIVKDGYRIELTEYPPTRFLPSPVAKSIKKHHAISDNILHLLDISAIEEVPSEELFSGLYSIFFLVGKKDRSWRGVLDLKFLNQFVTHRSFRMETLMSIREAFLPPYFLSSIDLKEAYHHIPIFVSHRQLLRFCYNGHHFQYKALPFGLASAPRLFTKGMVTLVAGLRMRGLHIYPYLDDLLIRSNSFRQAQQDVRFALKFLHEHGFLINYQKSHLTPSQQLLHLGAIIDTAQQFISLSPQRVQNITALATTLSRIRSPDVMLLAKLLGMMASAIGITPWARLHSHPLQTFLLQFQSDIALRTHSQVSLPAPVKRSLIWWTAIQNLSRGVPLQDPPRTVITTDASLLGWGAHCQGQHVQDRWSITEATRSINWLELRAAHLALRYFAPILPFTDVLIHTDNTLTRAYLIKQGGTRSRALNLEATSMLLWAEKTPLIGLSRIHPRPSQHSSRLVEQTTALPRRMGSECEGISVSPNEVRKLPSRPICVRRQSPDREVLLSIQQSNSRRTGRLSTNLARRPTLCISTDPITV; from the coding sequence ATGACAAGCGCATATTTAAACGCACTGCCACCTCCTCCTACTCTTTTCAATCCTTTCGGGGATCCAGATCCAACAATAGAGCCTGTGACTTCAAAAGCGACCGCTCCTACTGGACCAGGCAGAGGTTTACGCAGAAGCCTCAAAACCCTTCCACCAGAACCTCCACTAACCAGACCAGACAGGGACGTCAGAACCAACGTTTCTGACTCACCGCCGCCCCTGCAAGTAGGAGGCCGTCTAGCCCACTTTGCCTCCTGCTGGCGAGACATGACCCAAGACAAGTGGGTACTCTCCATTGTCAAAGACGGATACAGGATAGAACTCACAGAATACCCACCCACCAGATTCCTTCCTTCTCCTGTAGCCAAGTCCATAAAAAAGCACCACGCAATATCAGACAACATTCTTCACCTGTTGGATATCTCAGCCATAGAAGAAGTTCCCTCAGAAGAGCTATTCTCAGGGCTTTATTCCATCTTCTTCTTGGTTGGGAAAAAGGACAGATCCTGGCGTGGGGTACTTGACCTCAAATTCCTAAACCAATTTGTGACCCACAGATCCTTCCGGATGGAGACACTGATGTCCATAAGAGAAGCCTTCCTACCACCGTATTTTCTATCGTCAATAGACCTAAAGGAGGCCTACCACCACATCCCTATATTTGTGTCCCACAGGCAACTGCTCCGCTTCTGCTACAACGGTCACCATTTTCAGTACAAGGCCCTACCATTCGGCCTGGCGTCAGCCCCACGCCTATTTACCAAAGGCATGGTGACGCTAGTTGCGGGTCTTCGCATGCGAGGACTTCACATCTACCCTTATTTAGACGACCTCCTGATCCGGTCCAACTCCTTTCGTCAAGCCCAACAAGACGTCCGCTTTGCACTGAAATTCCTCCACGAGCATGGCTTCCTTATAAATTATCAGAAGAGCCACCTAACACCTTCTCAGCAACTTCTTCATCTCGGGGCAATTATAGACACTGCTCAGCAATTTATTTCCCTGTCACCACAGAGGGTTCAGAACATTACAGCACTAGCAACAACCCTTTCACGGATTCGATCTCCAGACGTGATGTTGCTTGCCAaactactaggcatgatggcgtCAGCGATAGGGATTACTCCTTGGGCACGCCTGCACTCCCACCCACTCCAAACCTTCCTACTTCAGTTTCAATCAGACATTGCATTACGCACCCATAGTCAGGTTTCCCTTCCAGCTCCGGTCAAACGCTCCCTCATCTGGTGGACGGCTATTCAAAATCTATCCAGAGGGGTTCCACTGCAAGACCCTCCCAGGACAGTCATCACCACCGACGCCAGTCTCCTGGGTTGGGGAGCGCACTGCCAGGGACAACACGTTCAAGACCGTTGGTCGATAACAGAGGCAACCAGGAGCATCAACTGGTTGGAATTGAGGGCAGCACATCTGGCCCTCCGATACTTTGCGCCAATCCTTCCCTTTACAGATGTCCTCATACATACCGACAACACATTGACACGGGCTTACCTGATCAAACAGGGAGGTACCCGCTCCAGAGCTCTGAATCTCGAGGCCACCTCAATGCTTCTATGGGCAGAAAAAACACCTCTCATCGGTCTCAGCAGAATACATCCAAGGCCGTCTCAACATAGCAGCAGATTGGTTGAGCAGACAACAGCTCTTCCCAGGCGAATGGGCTCTGAATGCGAAGGTATTTCAGTCTCTCCAAATGAAGTTCGGAAACTTCCAAGTAGACCTATTTGCGTCAGAAGACAATCACCAGACAGAGAGGTTCTTCTCTCGATTCAGCAGTCGAACAGCAGAAGGACTGGACGCCTTAGCACTAACCTGGCTAGAAGGCCTACTCTGTGCATTTCCACCGACCCCATTACTGTCTAG